A segment of the Bradyrhizobium sp. CCBAU 53340 genome:
GCTGGACGGCCCCTATGCCGAGACCAAGGAGCAGCTGCTCGGCTTCTATATCGTCGACTGCAAGAATCTCGACGATGCGCTCGACGTCGCGCGCGACCTTGGCGCTGCCAATCCCGGCGGTGCTTATGAGGTGCGCCCTGTTGGCGTGTTCAGGCCCGGAGGAATTTCGGCGTGAGCGACACTGATACCGCCTGGATCGAGACCGCGCTGACCTCGGCGCGTCCGCAGGCGGTCGGCGCATTGCTGCGCTATTTCCGCGATCTCGATACCGCCGAGGAGGCATTCCAGAATGCCTGCCTGCGCGCGCTCAAGACCTGGCGGGAGAATGGGCCGCCGCGCGATCCCGCGGCCTGGCTCATCATGGTCGGCCGCAACGTCGCGATCGACGAAGTGCGCCGCAACCGCAAACAGCAGCCGCTGCCGGAGGACGACCAGGCGATCTCCGATCTTGACGACGCGGAAGGCGCGCTGGCCGAGCGGCTCGACGGCTCACACTATCGCGACGACATTTTGCGGCTGATGTTCATCTGCTGCCACCCGCAACTGCCGGCGACGCAGCAGATCGCGCTGGCGCTGCGCATCGTCTCAGGTCTCACCGTGAAGCAGATCGCGCGCGCTTTCCTGGTGTCGGAGGCCGCGATGGAGCAGCGCATCACCCGCGCCAAGGCCAAGGTCGCCGAAGCCGGGACGCCGTTCGAGACGCCCGGTGCGATCGAGCGCTCCGAACGGCTCGCCGGCGTCGCCGCGATGATCTATTTGATCTTCAATGAGGGCTATTCGGCGAGTGGCGATACCGCTGAGCTTCGCAAGCCGCTGTGCGAGGAGGCGATCCGGCTGGCACGGCTGCTGTTGCGCCTGTTCCAGAGCGAGCCGGAGATCATGGGGCTCACGGCGCTGATCCTGTTGCAACATGCGCGCAGCGCCGCGCGCTTTGCCGAAGACGGTTCGCTGATCCTGCTCGACGACCAGGATCGCTCACTGTGGAACCGCACCATGATCGCGGAAGGTCTGGCGCTGATCGACAAGGCGATGCGCCACCGTCGCAGCGGTCCCTATCAGATCCAGGCCGCGATCGCCGCGCTGCATGCGCGCGCCGCGACGCCTGATGAGACCGACTGGACCCAGATCGACCTGCTCTACGGTGCGCTGGAGCTGGCGCAGCCTTCGCCGGTGGTGACGCTCAACCGGGCGGTCGCGGTGGCCAAGGTGCGCGGGCCCCAGGCCGCGCTCGACCTGATCGAGCCGCTGGCGCCGAAGCTTGCCAATTACTTCCATTTCTATGGCGTGCGCGGCGCCTTTCTGATGCAGCTCGGCCGGAGCGACGAAGCCCGCGTCGCCTTCGACCGCGCCATCGCACTCGCCAACACCTCCGCGGAGGCCGCCCACATCCGCATGCATCTTGATCGCCTGATCCGGGACAGCCAGCCGAAGGGCGGCAGCGCCCGGCAGGGTGCCAAGGCGAAGTGACGGCGTAGCGCCTGAGGTCTGGCCCTTCGGCCCCCCGGAATGACAAGGCAATCGCATACGGATTGCACGAGGATTGTCCGCGGGCTTGCTCCGCCTCTCCCGCTTGCGGGAGAGGCCGTCACGCTCGCAGAGCGTGGCGGGTGAGGGTTCTTTCCTCTTGGGGAGTGTCCCGTTGTGGAGACACCCTCTCCCCCAACCCTCTCCCGCAAGCCGGAGAGGGAGCCTAGTGCCGATGCTGCTGCATTGTGCAACCATATGTGATCGCCCCCGGGAAGGACGAGCAAAAAAATCCATTTCCAGTTTGTCGGCCACCGCCGCTCCCCTTCGTCTTAATTTCGGATCAAGGGAGCCATTCATGCTGAAAGCCATTACCATTATCGCTGTCGTCCTCGCGATCGGGATCGCGGGTATCCTCGCTTTCGCCCTCACCAAGCCGGACACATTCCGTGTCGAGCGTTCGCTCGCGCTAAAGGCGCCGGCCGATGCGATCTATCCGCTGGTCGCCGATTTCCACTTCTGGACCAGCTGGTCACCTTATGAAAACCGGGACCCCGCGATGAAGCGCAGCTACGGTGGAACCGCGTCAGGGAAGGGCGCAACTTATGCCTGGGACGGCAACAACAATGTCGGCGCCGGCCATATGGAGATCCTCGAGGCGAACGCCTCATCGAAGCTTCGCATCAAGCTCGATTTCGAGCGTCCCTTCGAGGGGCACAATACCGCCGAGTTCACTTTTGTGCCGCAAGGCGATGCTACGCTGGTCACATGGGCGATGTACGGCCCGGCGCCCTTCATGTCCAAGCTGATGCAGGTCTTCATCAACATGGACACCATGATCGGCAAGGACTTCGAGGTCGGGCTCGCCAGCCTGAAGAAGCTCACCGAGAAGTAACGCCGGCTGCCGTCCAAAGAACTGTACGCATACGGTCAGGGAAACGAAGAGGAGAGAAACGATGCTCAGTACCTATCTGTTCTATCAGGACACCTGCGAAGCGGCGTTCAACTATTACGCCAAGGTTCTCGGCGGCAAGATCGACGCCTTGATGCGCCTCTCGGACGCGCCGGCATCGGACATGCCTCCCGGGCCGCCCGGCCGGGAGAAGACGATCATGCATGCGCGGATGACGTTGCCTGGCGGGGGCGTGCTGATGGCCTCCGACACGCCGGCGGAGCATTTTCACAAGCCGCAGGGCTTTTCGATATCGATTACGGTCATGGACCCTGCTGAGGCCGAGCGCAAATTCAATGCACTCGCCGACGGCGGCACGGTCACCATGCCGTTCACCAAGACGTTCTGGGCCAAGGGCTTTGGCATGTGCGTCGACAAGTTCGGCATTCCTTGGATGGTGAACTGCCCCGCCGAAGGCATGTAAGTGCCACGCCGTTGTGGCTTCCTCTCTCCGTTCTCGTGAGAGAGGGAGCTCTTCAGCGGATCGATCCGGTCGTGTCCTCGCTCGGTGGCTGCGCCACGCAGCTGCGGCAGATCACGAGTTTCGATCCGAGCTGCCTGTCGTTCTCGGCTTCGATCTCGTCGTGGACGGCCCACCATGCGTCGGAATAGGGGCGCAGCTTGGTCAGCACCCTTTGCCGTTCCAGATTGGGATCAGTTTCCGGCGCAGGTTGATTGGCAAGGTGACGTCTTGTGGCCGCAGGACGATTGGGATCCTGACCGAGTCCATCCCACGCAATCGGGCGACGCTCAGCCGCCGGTGCGCTGGCGCATCCCGCGAGCGCTGCGCAAAAACTGAGCAAGACGAGAATGTGTCGAGCCATCTAGGGTCTGCCAAGCGGTACGCCACGCGAATCTGCGTGGGAATCATTGCATCGCGACGCTTACCTGGGACTTGAGGGAAAACGACGTCGTCAGCATGGCCGAAAGGAGATTCGTGCACGTGAGTCATGCTGCGAGAACAGCGCGAGCAGCTTCATGACACGGCGCGGACCGCATCGCACAACAACTGGCGCAAGATTAGGCTGTGCACTTCGCGGCAGAATCGCTAACTATATTCACAATAGCTACAAATTAGGGTGGGCGTACTTGGAAGGGAGCGACCGATGGCGGCGGCGCTACAAATCAATTTTGCTCTGTGGGGAATGCTGATCTGCGCGAGCGTAAAGCTCGCGCCAGTGATCGAGATTCTTCTCTATTAGGAGCAGAGCCAGCTGACGACGGCTGTGGCTACCTGTGCGAGCACATAGAGCCAGCCGAACGTTGCGACTGCGCTTGTGATCAGGAACGCCAGGGTGAAGACTTGATCGTTCGGTCTACGTAAAGGTGACGGCTCGGCTTGCGAACCGGCGTCTGCGTCGGTGCTGATGCTGGTCATGAATGCTCCCCGCGGACATCGCTGTCACCGTGTTCATCTATGACAAGTCAACCTTGGCTTTAGTGTGACGTAGCTCACGCGGAGCTTGCCGACGCAACGCGGGCGTTCATCAGCTGATCAACAGTGCAAATCAGCATGAAGCTCATGCCCATGATGGCGATCATGGGAATCGCAAGGTTGCGCCGTCGCGCGCGTCGCCGCGGCTGTTGCCTTCGCGACATCTGGATGACGTGCGGCGCCGACTCGAATGGTGCAAGCGACACCTTGGCGTCCGAGCCGATGTACTTCACGTACAGCTCGAGCAGCCGCAATTCGGACGTCAGGTCGATCAGGCCTTCGCGGTCACGCCGCGTCAGCTCCTCGAATTCGAGGGTTTCTTCCGAGCTCAGCGGGCCCAGGACGATCCGTCCCTGATCCGACAGGCGGTAGCGAAAATCGATGGACTCCATATGCGTCCCATTTGAAAATGATCGATCTTGAAAACGCGGAACGTCATAGTCCGCGGCCGCTGCTGCGATGTGACGGTTGCGCAGTGATCGCGATGCGCGGCCGGCCAGCATCATCATAAGCATCGGGGAACAGCTGGAAATCGCGTAAATTGTGCATGCATTGCGACGCCGTTGAGCGGATTTCGCGCTCCGAAGGCCGCAATTGCGGGGAGTTGCCTAATCGTCGGACAGCACAGGATTCATTGCAGTCACACCGCCGCTCGCGGTCGAACGGTCATCGACAGCGCGGATAGATCGCGGCGAGGTCGCGCCCCTTCAACAGCAGCAATCGCGAGGTGAGGCCGCCGCGGTGACTGATCCAGTCGCGGACCGGGCCGGGATAGGCCTGGAGCACGGCTTCGGACGCTTCCGGCTCGGCATAGAAGCGTCCGCGCCGGTCGACCGAGCGCGCGGCATGGAAGCCGAGCACGGCGCGCTTGGTGACGCAGATGCGCTCGCCCGGCACGATGCTGAGCACCAGGGTGCAGGCCGACAGGCAGGGACCGTCGATCACCACGCGCTCGCCGCTCGCGCGCACCTTCTCGAACAGATCGAGGAACGGCCCGACCTGGCCGCCGGGACTCTGGATGATGCGGATCTCGGCGTGGGCCGGCACAGAGCCGAGCAGGGCGGCTGCAAGCGCAACAGCTTTGAGGATAACGCTTCGCATGGTGCACTCCACACACTCGATCCTGCAGGGTGGGCACAGCGTAGCCCGCCCACCCTTCGCACCGTTAGTCCCGAATGATGGGCACGGCGCGTCGCGCCTTTGCCCACCCTACAAGGTTTCTAGCCGTTCCGCCGTTCGCCGCGCAGTGTCGGCAGGCCGATGCCCGCCGCATCGAAGCCGCCATCGACGGCCAAAATTTGGCCGGTGATATAGCTCGCGCGCTCCGAGCACAGGAAGAAGATCGCCTCCGCCAGTTCCTCCTCCAGGCCGTAGCGGTTCAGTGGGATCGCGTCGTGATAGTCGGCGCGGATCTCCCTGGTGTGCACCTGTTTCGCCATCGCGGTGTCGACCGGCCCCGGCGCGACCGCGTTGACGCGGATGTTGAGCGAGGCGAGTTCGACCGCGAGCTGCTTGGTGAGATGCGCGAGCCCCGCCTTGCTGGTGCCGTAGGCCGAACGCAGCGTCGAGGCGCGCACCGCCGAGATCGAGGTGATGTTGACGATGGCGCCGCCATCGGCCTCGCGCATCAGCGGCACGGCCGCCTTGCTGCACAGGAAAGCGCCGGTGAGATTGACCTCGAGCACGCGGCGCCAGTCGGTGTCCGACGTCTCCATCAGCGGCGCGAACACCGCAATGCCGGCATTGTTGACCAGGGCATCGAGCCGGCCGAAGCGCTGCTCGACCGCCGTCATTGCGGCGCCAACCGCGGTCGCGTCCGAGACATCGCAGGTGAGTGCCAGCGTATCGTCGCTCCTGCCTATGCCGGCGACGGCCTTGGCGAGTAGTTCGCCCTCGATGTCGAGCAGCGCCACGCGCCAACCCTCGGCCAGGAATTTTTGGGCGGTCGCAAGCCCGATGCCGCGCGCGGCTCCGGTGACGAGGGCGGTCTTTTGCGGGGCTTGCGGCATGGGCGGATCTGTCCTGTGTCGAAGAGAGGCGCGTGAGCGCGCGCTCCTTTTACTGCGCTTTGGCGCCGGTGAGGAAGGGCCATGTTGATCGAGCCGCTCCGTCATTGCGAGCGCAGCGAAGCAATCCAGAGTCATTCTGCGCAGAGATTCTGGATTGCTTCGCTGCGCTCGCAATGACGCTGTGGAGACAGCGAGCGCTTAGGATGATGGGGGATAGCGAAAAAGCGAGCGCCTTACGCCAGCTCCGCCGCGGCGCGCTGCATGTTGGCCGACATGTCCGCGGTCACCGCGCTCTGCTCCTCGACCGCGGCGGCGGTCGAGGCGATGAATTCGTTGACGCCGGCGATCGCGGCCTTGATCGCGGTCAGGGAGCTCGCGACGTCGCCCGAGATCACGTTCAGCGCGTCGATTTCGGAGGTGATCGTGTCGGTCGCCTGCTTGGCCTGATTGGCGAGGTTCTTCACCTCAGAGGCAACCACCGCGAAACCGCGGCCGGCTTCGCCCGCACGGGCCGATTCGATCGTGGCGTTGAGCGCGAGCAGATTGATCTGGCTGGTAATGCCCGAAATCATCTCGACGATGCCGCTCATCGCCTGCGCCGCCGCAGCCAGTTTCTGCGCCTGGCCGTCCGCGGACTCGACCCGCGTCGTCGCCATCTTGGAAGTCTCGCGCGACTTCGCCATGGTCTCTGAGATCTCGCGGATCGACGTGCTCATCTCTTCGCTACCGGCAGCGACCGCGTCGATCAGCCCGCGCGCATTGTCGGCCTTCTTGCGGCCGATCGCCTGCGCCGTGATGTCGGTGGCGTATTTCACCACCTTGTAGGGTTTTCCGTTGAGGTCGAAGATCGGATTGTAGGACGCCTGGATCCAGATCTCGCGGCCGCCCTTGGCGATGCGTTTGTACTCGGCGGCTTGGTATTCACCGCGGTTGAGGGTTTCCCAGAACTGGCGGTACGCGGATGAATTCTTCTCGTTGGGCTCGACAAACATGGAATGGTGCTGGCCCTTGATCTCGGCCAGCGAATAACCCATCGCTTTCAGGAAATTCTGGTTCGCGGTGCGGATCGTGCCGTCCATGTTGAACTCGATCACCGCCTGTGATTTCTGGATCGCGGCGAGCTGGCCGTCACTATCGGCGGCCTTCATCTTCTGCGCGGTGATGTCGGTCGCGAACTTGACCACCTTGAACGGCCTGCCGGTCTCGTCGAGGATCGGATTGTAGCTGGCGAGAATCCAGATCTCGCGGCCGCCCTTGGCGATCCGCTTGAATTCGGCAGCCTCGAATTCGCCGCGGTTCAGCTTGGCCCAGAGCGCGCCATAGGCCGCGCTGGCGCGGTCCTCCGGCGTCACGAACATGCTGTGGTGCTTGCCCTTGATCTCGTCGAGCGAATAGCCCATCGCGCCGAGGAAATTCTCGTTGGCGGTGATGATGGTGCCGTCTGTCTGGAACTCGATCACGGCTTGGGCGCGGTTGATCGCGGCGATCTTGCCGGCATCCTCCATGGTCTCGATCTTGGATGCCGTGATGTCGGTGGCGAACTTGATGAACGAGACCACCTTGCCGTTCTCGTCGCGCAGCGGTGCGTAGGAGGCGTGGACCCAGACTTCCTTGCCGTTCTTGCCGAACCGCTTGTACTGCGTGGTCTGGAACTCGCCGCGGTTAAGGCTGGCCCAGAAATCACGGTAGCGGGCGCTCTCGCGCTCGGTCGGGCTGACGAAGATGCTGTGGTGCTTGCCTTTGATCTCGGCGAGCGAATAGCCGCTCATCTTCAGCAGGTTTTCGTTGGCATCGAGAATGGTGCCGTCGAGACCGAACTCGATCACCGCCTGCGACCGATCGAGCGCCTCGACTTCTGCGACCGCGTGCCTGACCTTCTTGCTTTGAAAATTGAACACGATTGCCCCGCAACGTTCACCAACGCGAATCGGCAGATTGCATACCGTTCGCCATGTTCCGAAAAGTTGCATGCGCTTCTTGAGCAATTGTAAACACTTGCAATGACCCGCATCGGGCTCCGCAGTGGTCCGCGCTGCGGCCATGTCCTTCAGCATGCACATGTTCCCGATTCATATGCACGGCGGGATTCATTGGCCGGCACGTATTTATACGGGACCCCATTTGCATTATTTTGCGCGGCGTGTTGACGCAGCGCGCCCCTCGGAGCGGCGCTTCCGCGGTCACCTCCTCCATGCGCCGCGCCGGTTCCGCGCCATGACGACCGAAACAATTTTCTCGGGCCGTGTCGGCCTTGTCGCAGCTCGTTCGTCTTAGAAGTAAGCGCGGGTCAGAAGGCCCGCTTTAGTGAGGAACCGCATGCGATTCATGATGTTGATGATCCCGCTCGGCTACGAGACCGCGCCGGCGGACGTGCAACTCGATCCCGAACGCGTCGCCGCGATGATGCGCTACAACGAGGCGCTGAAGGATGCCGGCGTGCTGATCACGCTCGACGGCCTGCATCCGCCGTCGATGGGTGTCCGCGTGTCGTTCGCAACCGGCACCCCTGTCGTGACCGACGGTCCCTTTGCCGAATCCAAGGAAGTGCTGGGCGGCTATTGGATGATCGAGGTCGGCTCGCGCGAGGAGGCGATTGCCTGGGCGAAGCAGTGCCCGGCCTCCGCCAATGAAGTCATCGAGATCCGCCAGGTGCAGGAAATGTCCGACTTTCCGCCTGACGTGCAGGCCGCCGCCGCCGGCTTTGAAAACCTGAAGGGCTAGCCGTCGCGAAGACTTCGCGGCTTCGTCCATCCATCAACAAGGGAGCAAACCGATGAGCAACGATACCTATCTCGCTGTCTTCCTCGGCAGCAAGACCAGTCCGAAAATGGCTGCGTGGAATGCGCTGTCCGACGCCGAGCGCAAGGCGAAGGAGATGGAGGGCATGGCGGCCTGGAAGGGCTGGGTCGAGAAGCATCAGGGCGCGATCCAGGCGATGGGCGGCCCGCTCGGCAAGACCAAGAAGGTCGACAACAAGGGCATCACCGACATCGCCAACGAGATGGGCGCCTTCACCGTGGTCCGGGCCGCGTCCCACGAGGCCGCCGCGAAAATGTTCGAGAACCACCCGCATTTCGCGATCTTCCCCGGCGAACGCATCGAGATCATGCCGGTGCTGCCGATCCCGGGCGGCTAGGGCCGATCGTCGTTCCGGGGCGGTCCGCAAGACCGAACCCGAAAATCTCGCCCCGGAATGACGGTGAGGGGACTAGTGACCTTCACGCACAGCTCATGTAAAAGTCGTTCACATGAGCTGGCGCAAGGAGCAGCGCCGCGCCGAGCGCGGCTATCACCACGGCAATCTGAAGGAAGCACTTCTGCAGGCCGCTCTCGGGCTGATTGCCGAGAAGGGGGCGGCCGGCTTCACCTTTGCCGATGCCGCGCGCATGGCCGGGGTCAGCGCGGCGGCGCCTTACCGGCATTTTCGCGATCGCGACGAGCTGCTGTCGTCGATCGCCCAGCGCGGCTTCGAGCAGTTCGAGGCGCGATTGACCGCGGCCTGGGACGACGGGCGCCCCGATACCCTCACCGCCTTCGAGCGCGTCGGCCGGGCCTATCTCGCCTTCGCCCGCGAGGAGCCCGCCTTCTACAACGCGATGTTCGAATCAGGCCTGCCGGTCGATGCCAATCCTGCGCTGCAGGCGGCGAGCGAACGCGCCTTCAACATCATCCGCGCTGCCGCAGAACGGCTCGCTGCGCTGGCGCCGCCCGGCATGCCGCGCCCGCCGGCGATGATGATGGCGCTGCACATCTGGTCGATGTCGCATGGCGTCGCCTCGCTGTTCTCCCGCGGCGATGCCGCGCGACGCAAGCTGCCGATGTCGCCGGACGAACTGCTCGAGGCCGAGGTGCTGATCTATCTGCGCGGCCTCGGCTTCCCCACCGACCGCCGTCCCGCAGGCAAGGGCGCCGAGCCGCCGCCGGTGCCGCCGGAGGCGTCCTCCGGTTCGGGCGTGCCGCCCGGCGGACCCTGGGGCAAGCCGAAATAAAGTTGCGCAAATAATCACGCGGGCTTGTCAGGCCGCCAGCTTGACAAAATCGCGGGATGGTCTAGCTATGTAAATGTTATTTACATTCACAACGGCGCTGATGCCGTGATGGAGAAGGGAAATGGCCTACACCGCTGATGTCAATCGCTGGCGCGGCCCCTCGGATCAATACCAACAGTACGAGCGGCCCCACATGCTCGATACGCCCTGGCACCCTGGCTGGATCGCCGTGACCATTCTCGGCTTCATCATCTGGTGGCCGATCGGACTCGCCCTTCTCTTTTTCACACTCGGGAGCAGAAGAATGTCGTGCTGGAGCAACTCGGATCGCTGGCAGAACAAGATGGAGCGGATGCAGTACAAGATGGACCGCATGCGCGACCGCATGGAGCGCCGTGGCTTCGGCGGCTTTGGCTTCGGTCCGCCGTCGTCCGGCAACCGCGCCTTCGACGAATACCGCACTGAGACGCTGCGCCGTCTCGAGGAAGAGCAGGTCGAGTTCAAGAACTTCCTCGACCGTCTGCGCCACGCCAAGGACAAGGAAGAGTTCGACCAGTTCATGGCTCAGCACAAGACGCGGCCGACCCCGCCGCCGACCGACCAGCAGCAAGGCTGATCTGAAGGCTGACACCTTTCAAAGCCTTCAGGCGCATGCCCCCAAAGTCCTGATGGCTCCGAGCCGCCCGCCCGCGCATCCCGCAGGCGGGCGGTTTGGTTTTTTGAATGACGTCGTCATGGCTTGGATAAGCGCGGACCATGACAGTGCGCTATGCGAGCTTGTCCCCGAACCGCAACACGGTTTGCCGACACCAAAGCCCATGGACCTCACCACCCGCCTGTTGCTCGGCGTGACCGCCGTCGCGGTCCTGACCTGTATGAGCTTCGTCTACGGCAGCTGCGCCGGTGATCCCGA
Coding sequences within it:
- a CDS encoding RNA polymerase sigma factor — encoded protein: MSDTDTAWIETALTSARPQAVGALLRYFRDLDTAEEAFQNACLRALKTWRENGPPRDPAAWLIMVGRNVAIDEVRRNRKQQPLPEDDQAISDLDDAEGALAERLDGSHYRDDILRLMFICCHPQLPATQQIALALRIVSGLTVKQIARAFLVSEAAMEQRITRAKAKVAEAGTPFETPGAIERSERLAGVAAMIYLIFNEGYSASGDTAELRKPLCEEAIRLARLLLRLFQSEPEIMGLTALILLQHARSAARFAEDGSLILLDDQDRSLWNRTMIAEGLALIDKAMRHRRSGPYQIQAAIAALHARAATPDETDWTQIDLLYGALELAQPSPVVTLNRAVAVAKVRGPQAALDLIEPLAPKLANYFHFYGVRGAFLMQLGRSDEARVAFDRAIALANTSAEAAHIRMHLDRLIRDSQPKGGSARQGAKAK
- a CDS encoding SRPBCC family protein, coding for MLKAITIIAVVLAIGIAGILAFALTKPDTFRVERSLALKAPADAIYPLVADFHFWTSWSPYENRDPAMKRSYGGTASGKGATYAWDGNNNVGAGHMEILEANASSKLRIKLDFERPFEGHNTAEFTFVPQGDATLVTWAMYGPAPFMSKLMQVFINMDTMIGKDFEVGLASLKKLTEK
- a CDS encoding VOC family protein, yielding MLSTYLFYQDTCEAAFNYYAKVLGGKIDALMRLSDAPASDMPPGPPGREKTIMHARMTLPGGGVLMASDTPAEHFHKPQGFSISITVMDPAEAERKFNALADGGTVTMPFTKTFWAKGFGMCVDKFGIPWMVNCPAEGM
- a CDS encoding SDR family NAD(P)-dependent oxidoreductase, with the protein product MPQAPQKTALVTGAARGIGLATAQKFLAEGWRVALLDIEGELLAKAVAGIGRSDDTLALTCDVSDATAVGAAMTAVEQRFGRLDALVNNAGIAVFAPLMETSDTDWRRVLEVNLTGAFLCSKAAVPLMREADGGAIVNITSISAVRASTLRSAYGTSKAGLAHLTKQLAVELASLNIRVNAVAPGPVDTAMAKQVHTREIRADYHDAIPLNRYGLEEELAEAIFFLCSERASYITGQILAVDGGFDAAGIGLPTLRGERRNG
- a CDS encoding PAS domain-containing methyl-accepting chemotaxis protein, which codes for MFNFQSKKVRHAVAEVEALDRSQAVIEFGLDGTILDANENLLKMSGYSLAEIKGKHHSIFVSPTERESARYRDFWASLNRGEFQTTQYKRFGKNGKEVWVHASYAPLRDENGKVVSFIKFATDITASKIETMEDAGKIAAINRAQAVIEFQTDGTIITANENFLGAMGYSLDEIKGKHHSMFVTPEDRASAAYGALWAKLNRGEFEAAEFKRIAKGGREIWILASYNPILDETGRPFKVVKFATDITAQKMKAADSDGQLAAIQKSQAVIEFNMDGTIRTANQNFLKAMGYSLAEIKGQHHSMFVEPNEKNSSAYRQFWETLNRGEYQAAEYKRIAKGGREIWIQASYNPIFDLNGKPYKVVKYATDITAQAIGRKKADNARGLIDAVAAGSEEMSTSIREISETMAKSRETSKMATTRVESADGQAQKLAAAAQAMSGIVEMISGITSQINLLALNATIESARAGEAGRGFAVVASEVKNLANQAKQATDTITSEIDALNVISGDVASSLTAIKAAIAGVNEFIASTAAAVEEQSAVTADMSANMQRAAAELA
- a CDS encoding YciI family protein, whose product is MRFMMLMIPLGYETAPADVQLDPERVAAMMRYNEALKDAGVLITLDGLHPPSMGVRVSFATGTPVVTDGPFAESKEVLGGYWMIEVGSREEAIAWAKQCPASANEVIEIRQVQEMSDFPPDVQAAAAGFENLKG
- a CDS encoding TetR/AcrR family transcriptional regulator yields the protein MSWRKEQRRAERGYHHGNLKEALLQAALGLIAEKGAAGFTFADAARMAGVSAAAPYRHFRDRDELLSSIAQRGFEQFEARLTAAWDDGRPDTLTAFERVGRAYLAFAREEPAFYNAMFESGLPVDANPALQAASERAFNIIRAAAERLAALAPPGMPRPPAMMMALHIWSMSHGVASLFSRGDAARRKLPMSPDELLEAEVLIYLRGLGFPTDRRPAGKGAEPPPVPPEASSGSGVPPGGPWGKPK
- a CDS encoding DUF2852 domain-containing protein, whose translation is MAYTADVNRWRGPSDQYQQYERPHMLDTPWHPGWIAVTILGFIIWWPIGLALLFFTLGSRRMSCWSNSDRWQNKMERMQYKMDRMRDRMERRGFGGFGFGPPSSGNRAFDEYRTETLRRLEEEQVEFKNFLDRLRHAKDKEEFDQFMAQHKTRPTPPPTDQQQG